A genomic window from Candidatus Delongbacteria bacterium includes:
- a CDS encoding ornithine carbamoyltransferase: protein MQSTFRGKHFITLRDWSREEIETLLDVSTTLKRRFAMGELTDTLHNQTLFMMFFEQSTRTRNSMEAGITQLGGHGHFLDTSTMQVAHGEVPKDTAVILSRYGHAIACRNCFWQQGNAYLNELAKWSRVPVINMQCDLYHPLQAIADLMTMQEKLRDLKRRKVSIIWAFATSHKKPISVPLSQALLFPRFGMDVTLAHPEGYPLPDWVLAEAEANARANGGSFRVIHDQDEAYRDADVVIPKNWGSWVADTSTTVVDAKLEANRGWKCTEARMALTAPESLYMHALPADRNNEVEDSVIDGPHSVVYDEAENRLHTSKAVMALTMNGR from the coding sequence ATGCAGAGCACCTTCCGCGGCAAGCACTTCATCACGCTGCGCGACTGGTCCCGCGAGGAGATTGAAACCCTTCTCGACGTCTCCACCACTCTCAAGCGCCGTTTCGCCATGGGCGAACTGACCGACACCCTGCACAACCAGACCCTGTTCATGATGTTCTTCGAGCAGAGCACGCGCACGCGCAACTCGATGGAAGCCGGCATCACCCAGCTGGGTGGCCACGGTCACTTTCTGGACACCAGCACCATGCAGGTGGCTCACGGCGAGGTCCCCAAGGACACGGCCGTGATCCTTTCGCGCTACGGGCACGCCATCGCCTGCCGCAACTGCTTCTGGCAGCAGGGCAATGCCTATCTCAATGAGCTGGCGAAATGGAGCCGGGTGCCCGTGATCAACATGCAGTGCGATCTGTATCACCCGCTGCAGGCCATCGCGGATCTGATGACCATGCAGGAGAAACTGCGCGATCTCAAGCGACGCAAGGTGAGCATCATCTGGGCCTTCGCCACCAGTCACAAGAAGCCGATCTCGGTGCCGCTCTCGCAGGCGCTGCTCTTCCCGCGCTTCGGCATGGACGTGACCCTGGCCCACCCCGAAGGCTACCCGCTGCCCGACTGGGTCCTGGCCGAGGCCGAAGCCAATGCGCGGGCCAATGGCGGCAGCTTTCGCGTGATCCACGACCAGGACGAGGCCTACCGTGACGCGGATGTGGTGATTCCCAAGAATTGGGGCAGCTGGGTGGCCGACACCAGCACCACGGTGGTGGATGCGAAACTGGAAGCCAATCGTGGCTGGAAGTGCACCGAGGCACGCATGGCGCTGACCGCGCCCGAGTCGCTCTACATGCACGCCCTGCCCGCCGACCGCAACAACGAGGTCGAGGATTCGGTGATCGACGGCCCGCACTCGGTGGTCTACGACGAAGCCGAGAACCGCCTGCACACTTCCAAGGCCGTGATGGCCCTCACCATGAACGGACGATGA
- a CDS encoding YgeY family selenium metabolism-linked hydrolase, which translates to MKTPAQILSAAEASKAEMSAFLRAMIALPSESTFEEPVIKLIQREMEKVGFDSTEIDGMGNLIGRIGNGPRVIAFDAHIDTVGVGNRANWTFDPHQGMEDEQVIGGRGASDQEGGMAAMVYAGKLIKELDLAADCTVLMTATVQEEDCDGLCWQYLIKEHGLRPEFVVSTEPTSCRIYRGQRGRMEIRVTTRGVSAHGSAPERGKNAIYAMGHILGELEELNTRLADHDFLGKGTLTVSEIFFTSPSRCAVADGCWISVDRRLTVGETAESAIAEIQALPAVQAAGAIVEMYDYARASWTGLVYPTEAYFPTWLIDEDHPVTQALVEGYRGLFGSEPTVDKWTFSTNGVAIMGRFGIPCIGFGPGAEEQAHAPNEITWKDHLVKAAALYAALPGSYSRRAPRA; encoded by the coding sequence ATGAAGACCCCCGCCCAGATCCTGTCCGCCGCCGAAGCCAGCAAGGCGGAAATGAGCGCCTTTCTGCGCGCGATGATCGCCCTGCCCAGCGAAAGCACATTCGAGGAGCCCGTGATCAAGCTGATCCAGCGGGAAATGGAGAAGGTGGGTTTCGATTCCACCGAGATCGACGGCATGGGCAACCTGATCGGACGCATCGGCAACGGTCCGCGCGTGATCGCCTTTGACGCGCACATCGACACGGTGGGTGTGGGCAACCGTGCCAACTGGACCTTTGACCCTCATCAGGGCATGGAAGACGAACAGGTCATCGGTGGCCGCGGAGCCAGTGACCAGGAAGGCGGCATGGCCGCGATGGTCTATGCGGGCAAACTGATCAAGGAGCTGGATCTGGCCGCCGACTGCACCGTGCTGATGACCGCCACCGTGCAGGAAGAAGACTGCGACGGTCTCTGCTGGCAGTATCTGATCAAGGAACACGGCCTCAGGCCGGAATTCGTGGTCTCCACCGAACCCACTTCCTGCCGGATCTACCGCGGCCAGCGCGGGCGGATGGAAATCCGCGTGACAACCCGCGGGGTCAGCGCCCATGGCAGCGCGCCGGAGCGCGGCAAGAACGCGATCTACGCCATGGGTCACATCCTGGGCGAACTGGAAGAACTGAACACGCGCCTGGCCGATCACGACTTTCTGGGCAAGGGCACGCTCACGGTGTCCGAGATCTTCTTCACCTCGCCCTCTCGCTGTGCGGTGGCCGACGGCTGCTGGATTTCCGTGGACCGCCGCCTGACCGTGGGCGAAACTGCCGAGTCGGCCATCGCCGAGATCCAGGCCCTGCCCGCCGTGCAGGCCGCCGGGGCCATTGTCGAGATGTACGACTACGCGCGCGCCTCCTGGACCGGTCTGGTCTATCCGACCGAGGCCTACTTTCCCACCTGGCTGATCGACGAAGACCATCCTGTGACACAGGCGCTGGTCGAAGGATATCGCGGCCTCTTCGGCAGCGAGCCCACGGTGGACAAGTGGACCTTCTCCACCAATGGCGTGGCCATCATGGGCCGTTTCGGCATTCCCTGCATCGGCTTCGGCCCCGGCGCCGAGGAGCAGGCCCACGCCCCCAATGAAATCACCTGGAAGGATCACCTGGTCAAGGCGGCCGCCCTCTACGCCGCCCTGCCGGGCAGTTACTCCCGTCGTGCGCCCCGGGCCTGA
- a CDS encoding amidohydrolase family protein, producing the protein MASLLLSGLRIIRPGSEQELIPEGWILVDDGLVAALGTNSDRPPAADSSLDMQGRTVLPGLINAHTHLYSTLALGMPAPANTPRNFTEILERVWWKLDRALDEPSVSASFRAGLLECLRWGVTTVIDHHSSPSWITGSLTRLQQIADEVGPRVATAFELSDRNGTKVATESLKENLDTAKRGHARHASLLGLHASFTLDDSTLADAARLRRKANTPGIHIHLAEDLADQTDAYKRKQPGVVARLDAFGLLDEHALVIHGLHLRRDELQLLEQRKCCLVHNPGSNANNRVGSLGNLAFNTCLTGLGTDGMQANMLAEAKEGTLIASAVRTPGTPSVDYLRLLFQNNPLIASRIFGREIGRIEPGQPADLVFHDYRERTPVLPQNLSAHLLFGLEKPSDVYCDGRFRIRDGHVTELDETAILKDARTRAADLWQRMAALT; encoded by the coding sequence ATGGCCTCGTTGCTGCTCAGCGGATTGCGCATCATTCGCCCCGGCTCCGAACAGGAGCTGATCCCCGAAGGCTGGATCCTTGTGGATGACGGTCTGGTCGCGGCTCTGGGAACGAACAGCGACAGACCTCCCGCCGCCGACAGCTCCCTGGACATGCAGGGCCGCACCGTACTGCCCGGTCTGATCAACGCCCATACCCATCTGTACTCCACCCTGGCACTGGGAATGCCTGCTCCCGCGAACACGCCCAGAAACTTCACCGAAATCCTTGAACGGGTCTGGTGGAAACTGGATCGTGCCCTCGACGAACCTTCCGTGAGCGCATCCTTCCGGGCGGGCCTGCTGGAATGTCTGCGTTGGGGCGTGACCACGGTCATCGATCATCATTCCAGTCCATCCTGGATCACGGGCTCGCTCACACGGCTCCAGCAGATCGCCGACGAGGTGGGGCCCCGGGTGGCGACCGCCTTCGAACTGAGCGACCGCAATGGCACCAAGGTCGCGACCGAGTCACTCAAGGAGAATCTGGATACGGCAAAGCGCGGACACGCGCGGCATGCCAGCCTGCTGGGACTGCACGCCTCCTTCACGCTTGACGACAGCACTCTGGCCGATGCGGCACGCCTGCGTCGCAAGGCCAACACACCCGGGATACACATTCATCTTGCGGAAGATCTGGCCGATCAGACGGATGCCTACAAGCGCAAGCAGCCGGGTGTGGTGGCGCGCCTGGATGCCTTCGGCCTGCTGGACGAACATGCTCTTGTGATCCACGGTCTGCACCTGCGTCGCGATGAGCTGCAATTGCTCGAGCAGCGCAAGTGCTGCCTGGTGCACAATCCCGGCTCCAACGCCAACAATCGCGTGGGCTCGCTGGGCAATCTGGCCTTCAACACCTGCCTGACCGGTCTGGGCACCGATGGCATGCAGGCCAACATGCTGGCCGAAGCCAAGGAAGGCACGCTGATCGCCTCGGCCGTGCGCACACCTGGCACTCCCTCGGTGGACTATCTGCGCCTGCTGTTCCAGAACAATCCACTGATCGCCTCCCGGATCTTCGGTCGTGAAATCGGCCGCATCGAGCCGGGACAACCCGCGGACCTCGTGTTTCACGACTACCGTGAGCGCACGCCCGTCCTTCCGCAGAACCTGTCCGCGCACCTGCTCTTCGGGCTGGAAAAACCCAGCGATGTGTATTGCGATGGCCGCTTCCGGATTCGCGATGGACACGTCACCGAGCTGGATGAAACGGCCATTCTGAAGGACGCGCGCACCCGGGCCGCCGACCTCTGGCAGCGCATGGCCGCGCTGACCTGA
- a CDS encoding SulP family inorganic anion transporter gives MVASTATSRPASGGPERPQRFQPKVFSSFRAYGRQAFLLDLKAGLIQGLVAIPLALGVSMACGLPPAYGMLAAILGGLLISLFGGSRVQIGGPVAAFIVIAGPVVQQWGVSGLATATVLAGVMLLVLGATDLGRWLQYVPHPVIVGLSSGLALCLLASQISPALGLDAEPTAGTLLHSFQSLVHNWDTPSLFAILMAAITAISYQTIPRRWPWLPGGLLAVCVLAFLNTLLPTPELTLAGLFSGPPSIRFEAPSLIRDPAILGALFLPALGIALLAGLEALLSAVVADGRIGGRSHDSTELVAHGLANLASGMLAALPVAGLIRRTGLNVRLGARSPLAGILQVLILVPAGLLLIPLAGRIPVPALAGLLIQLAWNLSDVHDFRQLLNSEAHDRAVLLLTFGLTVVMGVGVALQVSMVLASFLFMSRMAEASEVRPLLAMKADGGHATYYDRPDALSQLSIPPSTQVFEVHGAFFFGAAGRFESEIRSMHRGTRWLVLRMNNVLLLDGSGVAVLRRLMRDARNAGVTLLLAELNTACTNALASSGHFDELLEQRCWGSLEEALAHVTREESAREQTS, from the coding sequence ATGGTTGCCAGTACCGCAACGTCCAGGCCAGCGTCCGGGGGGCCGGAGCGTCCTCAGCGCTTTCAGCCCAAGGTGTTCTCCTCCTTCAGGGCCTATGGGCGACAGGCCTTCCTGCTGGACCTGAAGGCCGGACTGATCCAGGGTCTGGTGGCCATTCCATTGGCCCTGGGCGTATCGATGGCCTGCGGCCTGCCCCCCGCCTACGGAATGCTGGCAGCCATTCTGGGTGGCCTGCTGATTTCGCTCTTTGGCGGCAGCCGCGTCCAGATCGGCGGTCCGGTGGCGGCCTTCATCGTGATCGCCGGTCCCGTCGTGCAGCAGTGGGGCGTGTCCGGTCTGGCGACAGCCACCGTGCTGGCCGGCGTGATGCTGCTGGTGCTGGGCGCCACGGATCTCGGGCGCTGGCTGCAGTATGTGCCTCACCCCGTGATCGTCGGCCTGTCCTCGGGTCTGGCCCTGTGTCTGCTGGCCTCACAGATTTCTCCGGCTCTGGGACTGGATGCCGAACCCACGGCGGGCACGCTGCTCCACTCCTTCCAGTCCCTGGTGCACAACTGGGATACACCTTCCCTGTTCGCGATTCTGATGGCGGCAATCACGGCCATCAGCTACCAGACCATCCCCCGGCGCTGGCCCTGGCTGCCCGGTGGCCTGCTGGCGGTCTGTGTGCTGGCCTTTCTCAACACCCTGCTGCCCACACCTGAACTCACGCTGGCCGGGTTGTTTTCCGGTCCCCCGTCGATCCGCTTCGAAGCGCCCAGCCTGATTCGCGATCCGGCAATCCTGGGTGCGCTCTTCCTGCCGGCTCTGGGAATTGCCCTGCTGGCCGGCCTGGAAGCCCTGCTCTCGGCCGTGGTGGCCGACGGAAGGATTGGCGGGCGCAGCCACGACAGCACCGAGCTGGTGGCACACGGTCTGGCGAATCTGGCTTCCGGCATGCTGGCGGCCCTGCCTGTCGCCGGCCTGATCCGGCGCACGGGATTGAATGTGCGACTGGGCGCCCGCAGTCCGTTGGCCGGAATCCTCCAGGTGCTGATTCTGGTGCCCGCGGGCCTGCTGCTGATTCCCCTTGCCGGCAGAATTCCCGTGCCCGCCCTGGCCGGACTGCTGATCCAGTTGGCCTGGAACCTGAGCGATGTCCATGACTTCCGGCAACTGCTCAACTCCGAAGCCCACGATCGGGCGGTCCTGCTGCTGACCTTCGGCCTGACCGTGGTGATGGGCGTGGGTGTCGCACTGCAGGTCTCGATGGTGCTGGCCTCGTTCCTCTTCATGAGCCGGATGGCCGAAGCCAGTGAGGTCCGTCCTCTGCTGGCGATGAAGGCCGACGGTGGCCACGCCACCTATTACGATCGTCCCGACGCCCTCAGCCAGCTGAGCATTCCACCCAGCACCCAGGTCTTCGAGGTGCACGGTGCATTCTTCTTTGGTGCGGCAGGGCGTTTCGAGAGCGAAATCCGCAGCATGCACCGTGGCACACGCTGGCTGGTGCTGCGCATGAACAACGTGCTGTTGCTGGACGGCAGCGGGGTGGCCGTTCTGAGGCGCCTGATGCGCGACGCGCGCAATGCGGGAGTCACCCTTCTGCTGGCGGAACTGAATACGGCCTGCACCAACGCCCTGGCCAGTTCAGGCCACTTCGACGAGTTGCTCGAACAGCGCTGCTGGGGCAGCCTGGAAGAAGCCCTGGCCCACGTCACGCGAGAGGAATCAGCACGCGAGCAGACAAGCTGA
- a CDS encoding DUF1572 family protein — MVLAAIRGELTRYRQLGEAAISRTSDQGLHATLGTELNSIAVLVRHIGGNLRSRFTDFLVSDGEKEWRDREGEFDASARSRAELLEDWTRGWDCLEKALGELDEHSLGRTVRIRGVELSVIDALERSLAHLAYHVGQIVLLARWQAGTDWQSLSIPRGGTAAYNMNPDKERQTMHGQSKTSGRQS, encoded by the coding sequence ATGGTGCTTGCCGCCATCCGGGGGGAACTGACCCGCTATCGGCAGCTGGGAGAAGCCGCCATCTCGCGCACCAGCGATCAGGGGCTTCATGCGACGCTCGGTACGGAGCTGAACTCGATCGCGGTGCTGGTGCGGCACATCGGAGGCAACCTGCGGTCACGCTTCACGGATTTCCTGGTCAGCGATGGGGAGAAGGAGTGGCGGGACCGTGAGGGCGAATTCGACGCCTCCGCACGATCGCGCGCCGAACTGCTTGAGGACTGGACCCGTGGATGGGACTGCCTCGAGAAGGCGCTTGGCGAACTGGATGAGCACTCTCTGGGGCGAACGGTACGAATCCGTGGAGTGGAGCTGTCGGTGATCGACGCACTGGAACGGTCCCTGGCCCATCTTGCCTACCATGTGGGGCAGATCGTTCTGCTGGCGCGCTGGCAGGCAGGCACCGACTGGCAGTCCCTGAGCATCCCCCGGGGAGGTACCGCAGCTTACAACATGAATCCGGACAAGGAACGCCAAACAATGCATGGCCAGAGCAAAACGAGTGGTCGGCAAAGCTGA
- a CDS encoding T9SS type A sorting domain-containing protein, whose product MKKLILSAACLGLAATAMAEYQIDFDPTMMPAGHGYPSCVANIGFVAPGTAYDAVMSGPSGFPEMYHAVWTNDGQVFSPTPINSIDMSFDCNGQMVTYSVPFQPFSTFYLPGPANPPAGPTDFGVDMSGDCNGGGTIGTEDLPVAFDLGNAFPNPFNPSTTISFALPTAELVKLNIFNITGQKVATLANEMMVRGTHEVTFDASALSSGVYMYTIEAGNFTATKKMVLVK is encoded by the coding sequence ATGAAGAAGCTGATTCTTTCTGCTGCTTGCCTGGGCCTGGCCGCCACCGCGATGGCCGAGTACCAGATCGACTTCGATCCCACCATGATGCCCGCCGGCCATGGCTATCCCAGCTGCGTTGCCAACATTGGCTTCGTCGCCCCCGGCACCGCCTATGATGCCGTGATGTCCGGACCCTCCGGTTTCCCCGAGATGTATCATGCCGTGTGGACCAACGACGGTCAGGTGTTCAGCCCGACCCCCATCAACTCCATCGACATGTCCTTTGATTGCAACGGCCAGATGGTGACCTACAGCGTGCCCTTCCAGCCGTTCAGCACCTTCTACCTGCCCGGCCCCGCCAATCCCCCCGCCGGCCCGACCGACTTCGGCGTTGACATGAGCGGTGATTGCAACGGTGGTGGCACCATCGGTACCGAAGACCTGCCCGTCGCCTTCGACCTGGGCAATGCCTTCCCGAACCCCTTCAACCCCAGCACCACGATCAGCTTCGCCCTGCCGACCGCTGAGCTCGTGAAGCTGAACATCTTCAACATCACCGGTCAGAAGGTTGCCACCCTGGCCAACGAGATGATGGTTCGCGGCACCCACGAAGTGACCTTCGATGCCTCCGCCCTGAGCAGCGGCGTGTACATGTACACCATCGAAGCCGGCAACTTCACCGCCACCAAGAAGATGGTCCTGGTGAAGTAA